Proteins encoded by one window of Nicotiana tabacum cultivar K326 chromosome 10, ASM71507v2, whole genome shotgun sequence:
- the LOC107818627 gene encoding ABC transporter C family member 3-like, protein MEIAKGMSVFQSLRYVGVDESLLNPIFLRVISCSLHLGLFLVILGLCCWNTIRRDNNAGHKQSSTRNARFLYYKSTLFCSIGLAIFSFVLCLLTHFYWYRNGWSEEKIITLLDFALKLLAWLSISVFLHTQFLNSCETKYPLVLRVWWGLFFFVSCYCLVIDLVYGEKNQSLPTQFCIPDVIFTLMGLFFCFVGFIVKKESEENMLQEPLLNGSVANGMDSKKSTGDQTVTPYANANIFSLFTFSWMGPLISVGNKKTLDLEDVPQLHFDDSVKGSFPIFREKLESVGGGNSNRVTTFMLVKALVFTARKEIVLSALFVLLYALASYVGPYLIDTLVQYLNGKRDFDNEGYVLVAAFFVAKLVECLAQRHWFFKVQQGGYRARAALVSKIYNKGLTLSCQSKQSHTSGEIINFMTVDAERIGDFGWYMHDPWMVIIQVALALMILYKNLGLAAIAAFVATIIVMLANIPLGSLQEKFQEKLMESKDRRMKATSEVLRNMRILKLQAWEMKFLSRILDLRTTEAGWLMKYVYTSAMTTFVFWVAPTFVSVTTFGAAMLMGIPLESGKILSALATFRILQEPIYNLPDTISMIAQTKVSLDRIASFLSLDDLQPDVIEKLPKGSSDEAIEIVGGNFAWDASISTPLLKDVNLRVLNGMRVAICGTVGSGKSSLLSSILGEMPKLSGTIKLSGTKAYVAQSPWIQSGKIEENILFGKEMQREKYDKVLEACSLKKDLEILSFGDQTEIGERGINLSGGQKQRIQIARALYQDADVYLFDDPFSAVDAHTGSHLFNECIMGLLNSKTVLYVTHQVEFLPAADLILVMKDGRISEAGKYNDLLKLGSDFMELVGAHQEALTAIDTVKGEALRKSEEMTGDNTNVQKDKNISDGQNGKVDDIVGTKGQIVQEEEREKGSVGFSVYWKYITTAYGGALVPFMLLAQVGFQLLQIGSNYWMAWATPVSKSEPPPVGSSTLIIVYVALGIASALCILARTMLLVTAGYKTASLLFHKMHLCIFRAPMSFFDATPSGRILNRASTDQSAVDLNVPFQVGSFAFTIIQLLGIIGVMSQVAWQVFIVFIPVIAVCIWLEQYYIPSARELARLNGTCKAPVIQHFAETISGSSTIRSFDQESRFQDTSMKLIDNYSRPKFHIAAAMEWLCMRLDMLSLITFAFSLIFLISLPVGTIDPSVAGLAVTYGLNLNIIQAWVVWNLCMMENKIISVERILQYTALPSEPPLIIESNRPDPNWPSCGEVDFSNLQVRYAPHMPLVLRGLTCTFFGGKKTGIVGRTGSGKSTLIQTLFRIVEPAAGQIKIDGISISSIGLHDLRSRLSIIPQDPTMFEGTVRSNLDPLEEYSDEQIWEALDKCQLGEEVRKKEGKLYSTVSENGENWSVGQRQLVCLGRVLLKKSKVLVLDEATASVDTATDNLIQQTLRLHFSDSTVITIAHRITSVLDSDMVLLLDHGLIAEYDTPARLLENESSLFAKLVAEYSMRSNSSFENVSDM, encoded by the exons ATGGAAATTGCAAAGGGCATGTCTGTGTTTCAATCTTTGAGGTATGTTGGCGTTGATGAATCCCTCCTAAACCCCATTTTCTTACGTGTCATTAGTTGTTCTTTGCACCTGGGATTGTTCCTTGTAATTCTTGGGTTGTGTTGTTGGAATACAATCAGGAGGGACAATAATGCTGGCCACAAACAGAGTAGTACTAGGAATGCTAGGTTCTTGTACTACAAATCAACCTTGTTTTGTTCAATAGGTCTAGCCATCTTTAGCTTTGTGTTATGTTTGTTAACTCATTTTTATTGGTATAGAAATGGTTGGTCAGAAGAAAAAATTATAACCCTTTTGGATTTTGCATTAAAGTTGCTAGCTTGGTTGTCAATCTCTGTTTTCTTGCACACCCAGTTCCTTAATTCTTGTGAAACCAAATACCCTCTTGTTTTAAGAGTTTGGTGGGggcttttcttctttgtttcttgtTATTGCCTTGTTATAGACCTTGTTTATGGGGAAAAGAACCAATCTTTACCAACTCAATTTTGTATCCCTGATGTTATTTTCACTCTTATGGGGTTATTCTTCTGCTTTGTTGGGTTTATTGTTAAAAAAGAGAGTGAGGAGAATATGCTTCAGGAACCCCTCTTAAATGGTAGTGTTGCCAATGGCATGGACTCAAAGAAGTCTACTGGGGATCAAACTGTCACCCCTTATGCCAATGCTAACATTTTTAGTCTCTTTACTTTCTCTTGGATGGGTCCCCTAATTTCTGTTGGCAACAAGAAAACATTAGACCTTGAGGATGTTCCTCAGCTTCACTTTGATGATAGTGTCAAAGGGAGTTTTCCTATTTTTAGAGAAAAACTAGAATCTGTGGGTGGGGGAAATAGTAACCGTGTGACTACCTTCATGCTGGTGAAGGCTTTGGTTTTCACAGCACGGAAGGAGATAGTGTTATCGGCTCTCTTCGTGCTTCTTTACGCTTTGGCGTCTTATGTTGGCCCGTACCTCATTGATACCTTAGTTCAGTATCTGAATGGAAAACGAGACTTTGATAATGAAGGTTATGTCTTAGTGGCTGCATTCTTCGTTGCAAAGTTGGTAGAGTGTTTGGCGCAAAGGCATTGGTTTTTCAAGGTGCAGCAGGGAGGGTATAGGGCACGGGCAGCACTGGTTTCCAAAATCTACAACAAGGGTTTAACCCTCTCCTGTCAGTCAAAGCAAAGCCACACTAGTGGAGAGATCATCAATTTTATGACAGTTGATGCCGAGAGGATTGGTGACTTCGGTTGGTATATGCATGATCCTTGGATGGTAATCATACAAGTTGCTCTGGCATTGATGATACTCTATAAAAATCTTGGCCTAGCTGCTATCGCTGCGTTTGTTGCTACAATAATAGTGATGTTGGCAAACATCCCTTTAGGGAGTTTGCAGGAGAAGTTTCAGGAGAAACTCATGGAATCGAAAGATAGAAGGATGAAGGCTACATCTGAAGTCTTAAGGAATATGAGAATACTCAAGCTTCAAGCTTGGGAGATGAAGTTTCTGTCCAGGATCTTGGACCTCAGGACTACAGAGGCAGGATGGTTGATGAAATATGTGTACACATCAGCTATGACTACTTTTGTCTTCTGGGTTGCTCCTACATTTGTTTCTGTGACGACCTTTGGCGCTGCAATGCTTATGGGAATCCCACTTGAATCTGGGAAGATATTGTCTGCACTTGCGACATTTAGAATTCTTCAAGAGCCCATCTACAATCTCCCAGATACAATTTCAATGATTGCTCAAACCAAAGTTTCTCTTGATCGTATTGCATCTTTCCTTTCTCTTGATGACTTGCAGCCCGATGTCATAGAGAAGCTTCCAAAAGGTAGTTCTGATGAAGCAATTGAGATTGTAGGTGGGAACTTCGCTTGGGATGCATCCATATCGACTCCACTTCTAAAGGATGTAAATCTTAGAGTGCTTAATGGCATGAGAGTTGCCATTTGTGGTACAGTTGGTTCAGGAAAATCAAGCTTACTGTCTAGCATTTTAGGAGAGATGCCCAAATTATCAGGGACTATTAAACTCAGCGGAACGAAGGCTTATGTTGCACAGTCGCCCTGGATACAAAGTGGAAAGATAGAGGAGAACATATTATTTGGTAAAGAGATGCAGAGGGAGAAGTATGATAAAGTTCTTGAAGCGTGCTCCTTAAAGAAAGACCTGGAAATTCTCTCTTTTGGCGATCAAACAGAAATAGGGGAGCGGGGCATTAATTTGAGCGGTGGACAGAAGCAGAGAATACAGATTGCTCGTGCTCTTTACCAAGATGCTGATGTTTACCTGTTTGATGATCCGTTCAGTGCTGTGGATGCTCATACCGGATCCCATCTCTTCAAT GAATGTATAATGGGGCTATTGAATTCAAAAACAGTTTTATATGTTACACATCAAGTGGAGTTTTTGCCTGCTGCGGATTTGATCTTG GTCATGAAAGATGGAAGGATCAGTGAAGCTGGGAAATACAATGATCTTCTCAAATTAGGTAGTGACTTCATGGAACTTGTGGGTGCTCACCAAGAAGCTTTAACAGCAATTGACACAGTTAAGGGAGAAGCATTGAGAAAGAGTGAGGAAATGACTGGTGATAATACAAATGTACAGAAGGATAAAAATATTTCAGATGGCCAAAATGGTAAAGTGGATGATATTGTTGGAACAAAGGGACAAATTGTTCAGGAGGAGGAAAGAGAGAAAGGTAGTGTTGGTTTTTCAGTTTACTGGAAATATATAACAACTGCATATGGAGGTGCTCTTGTGCCATTTATGCTGTTGGCACAAGTTGGTTTTCAGCTCCTTCAAATTGGAAGCAATTATTGGATGGCGTGGGCAACTCCCGTCTCAAAGAGTGAGCCACCTCCTGTTGGGAGTTCTACTCTCATCATTGTCTATGTTGCTTTAGGAATTGCAAGTGCTTTATGCATCCTTGCTAGAACCATGCTTCTTGTTACCGCTGGATATAAGACAGCCTCTTTGCTTTTCCATAAAATGCATCTTTGCATTTTCCGTGCTCCAATGTCCTTCTTCGATGCCACACCGAGTGGGCGGATTCTAAACAGA GCATCGACAGATCAAAGTGCAGTTGATCTGAATGTTCCCTTTCAAGTTGGATCCTTTGCCTTCACAATAATACAGCTTTTAGGAATTATTGGAGTAATGTCACAAGTTGCATGGCAGGTCTTCATTGTCTTTATTCCGGTCATTGCAGTTTGCATCTGGTTGGAG CAATATTACATACCATCAGCACGAGAACTGGCACGGCTAAATGGGACATGCAAAGCTCCAGTAATACAGCACTTTGCCGAGACAATTTCAGGATCAAGCACAATTAGAAGTTTCGATCAGGAATCTAGATTCCAGGACACAAGTATGAAATTGATAGACAATTATTCTCGGCCTAAGTTTCACATCGCTGCTGCAATGGAGTGGCTTTGTATGCGTTTGGATATGTTATCTCTGATCACTTTTgctttctctttgattttcttGATCTCTCTCCCTGTTGGAACAATTGACCCAA GTGTTGCTGGCTTAGCTGTTACATATGGGCTTAATCTGAACATAATACAAGCTTGGGTTGTTTGGAATCTTTGTATGATggaaaataaaattatttctGTTGAAAGAATACTTCAGTATACTGCTCTTCCAAGTGAACCTCCTCTTATCATAGAATCTAACAGACCAGACCCTAACTGGCCATCTTGTGGAGAGGTTGATTTTAGCAATCTTCAG GTCCGATATGCTCCTCACATGCCTCTCGTGTTGCGAGGCCTTACATGCACTTTCTTTGGTGGAAAGAAGACTGGAATTGTCGGTAGGACAGGCAGCGGTAAATCTACTCTAATACAGACACTCTTCCGCATAGTTGAACCAGCTGctggacaaataaaaatagatggTATCAGCATCTCCTCAATTGGTCTGCATGATCTACGGTCTAGATTGAGTATAATTCCACAGGATCCAACTATGTTTGAGGGAACAGTTCGCAGCAACCTAGACCCGCTTGAAGAGTATTCAGATGAACAAATTTGGGAG GCGCTCGATAAGTGTCAGCTAGGAGAAGAAGTGAGGAAGAAAGAAGGCAAACTTTATTCTACAG TATCTGAGAATGGAGAGAACTGGAGTGTAGGccaaaggcagctggtctgccttgGCCGTGTGCTACTGAAAAAGAGCAAGGTCCTGGTCCTTGACGAGGCTACAGCATCTGTCGACACTGCAACTGATAATCTTATTCAGCAAACTCTAAGGCTGCACTTCTCTGATTCCACGGTTATAACCATTGCTCATAGGATTACATCTGTGCTTGACAGTGATATGGTCCTACTATTAGATCACG GGCTCATTGCTGAATACGACACTCCAGCCAGGTTGTTAGAGAACGAATCCTCATTGTTTGCTAAGCTCGtggcagagtatagtatgaggtCAAATTCAAGTTTTGAGAATGTTTCAGACATGTGA